In the genome of Kluyveromyces marxianus DMKU3-1042 DNA, complete genome, chromosome 1, one region contains:
- the SOU1 gene encoding SDR family oxidoreductase: MVNTYSTNLPIPQPVPKLSNNVFDLFSLKGKVAVVTGASSGIGYAVSEAFAQAGASLALWYNSNTELVEKAKIMAEKYNVKVITYKCPVTEEPKVKETVEQVVKDFGKIDIFIANAGVAWTKGSLINATEQGVDESEWKKVMHTDFDGVYYCAKHVGPQFKKQGNGSMVITASMSGHIVNVPQFQACYNAAKAGVLHYAKSLAIEWTPFARVNTVSPGYVETPITVFANQELKDHWRRLTPMGREGVPQELVGAYLYFASDASTFTTGSDLIVDGGYCAV; the protein is encoded by the coding sequence ATGGTGAACACGTATTCTACCAACTTGCCTATTCCTCAGCCAGTTCCAAAATTGTCTAACAATGTGTTTGACCTATTTTCTCTCAAAGGGAAAGTGGCTGTCGTGACTGGTGCATCTTCAGGTATCGGTTATGCAGTTTCCGAAGCGTTTGCACAGGCAGGAGCTTCTCTTGCCTTGTGGTACAATTCCAACACGGAATTGGTCGAAAAAGCCAAGATCATGGCTGAAAAATACAATGTTAAGGTGATTACCTACAAGTGTCCAGTGACAGAGGAACCTAAGGTGAAGGAAACCGTAGAGCAAGTGGTGAAGGACTTTGGAAAGATTGACATTTTCATTGCTAACGCGGGCGTGGCATGGACCAAAGGGTCTCTAATCAATGCAACAGAACAAGGTGTAGACGAGTCCGAATGGAAAAAAGTCATGCATACAGATTTCGACGGTGTTTACTACTGTGCCAAGCACGTTGGCCCTCAGTTCAAAAAGCAGGGAAACGGGTCCATGGTGATCACCGCTTCCATGTCCGGCCATATCGTGAACGTCCCTCAGTTCCAAGCTTGCTACAATGCAGCAAAGGCTGGTGTTCTTCACTACGCCAAGTCTTTAGCCATTGAATGGACTCCCTTCGCCCGGGTGAATACTGTTTCTCCAGGTTACGTTGAAACTCCAATCACAGTTTTTGCAAACCAAGAACTGAAAGACCACTGGCGCCGCCTCACCCCAATGGGTCGTGAAGGTGTGCCACAAGAACTAGTAGGTGCATATCTCTACTTTGCCTCTGATGCCTCAACCTTCACTACTGGGTCTGATTTGATTGTTGACGGTGGTTACTGTGCCGTTTAA
- the RLM1 gene encoding Rlm1p, producing MGRRKINIEPITHERNRTVTFIKRKAGLFKKAHELAVLCQVDVAVIILGHNNTFYEFSSVDTNDLIRHYQGDDLPHDIKGPGDYGDYVKKERVVLNPSRKRNTGSRNMPGPSSTDSSAIMGSDMRPAKRQLRNKISSSIDGASVSGSLSNGTLHDHDDDEDEDEDDEDMHEDDDVIGADEDDEDDDNEEEEDDEVDNEDGAGEKDGITSNGKNVNISRGTGVGKAGKNRKRARRSDRSSSKNGMHSTNTSSEALTSNDTSENRHGSDSRFATVNSASATSLNSISGRQSPFSDMKSTTLSKQQNVSNMELKFNPLQEHVQRQFHNLYNSKEPRLGTPVIQPQMMNSGFLRNSMGHLQDGSDGSSKLNVQSPMTALRTMMGGATTPSPTEEVNQASASQKPSVPSNAHQQHDKMRQQYSQQKRPVLRVEIPTSNTATAIKSDGDSGTSDGHPKSANDPQRTPSNVISQALSSSPVVGDKPRTSANSGTNTGFLYNGLASSFAASPSVPLYFATPLQAQNNATSMLQIQNPQNYLMQRQLQYAQQQHQLQQNRTQVNQPQAGRNSGQTQTTMEQNSGPLTGSLPSKFAHDLIVQSPNTSIGGMFQEWPFPPNTNSSIRQGNTLPHLQTPGSMQNPSQALGHRQQAPLTFQQQQQQQQQQRQVQQQQPSQQQPVQQKSAQQQSTQNQEQLSPQQQQGVVMNGSPGLSPYINVNQTPTSKTFNFGNTSSTSYDSEKGPPDK from the coding sequence ATGGGTAGACGTAAAATCAACATCGAGCCGATCACGCATGAAAGAAATCGGACAGTGACTTTCATCAAGCGTAAGGCTGGTTTGTTCAAAAAAGCGCATGAATTGGCAGTGTTATGTCAAGTAGACGTTGCAGTTATTATCTTGGGACACAACAACACGTTTTATGAGTTTTCGTCTGTGGACACCAATGATTTGATCCGTCATTACCAAGGAGATGACTTGCCTCATGATATTAAGGGCCCTGGAGATTATGGGGACTACGTGAAAAAGGAGAGGGTGGTGCTTAATCCATCTAGAAAACGGAACACTGGCAGTAGGAATATGCCAGGACCGTCTTCTACCGATTCTTCCGCGATAATGGGGAGCGATATGAGACCTGCTAAGCGTCAGCTGAGGAATAAGATCTCATCATCAATCGATGGGGCCAGTGTGTCTGGATCATTGAGTAACGGAACTCTGCACGATCATGACGACGACGAggacgaagatgaagatgatgaagatatgCACGAAGACGATGACGTAATAGGCGCagatgaagacgatgaagacgacgataacgaggaagaagaagacgacGAAGTTGATAACGAAGATGGCGCCGGTGAGAAGGATGGCATTACAAGCAATGGAAAGAATGTAAATATTTCAAGAGGTACCGGTGTTGGTAAGGCAGggaaaaacagaaaacGGGCACGCAGATCCGATCGGAGCTCTTCGAAGAATGGCATGCATAGCACTAATACCAGTTCGGAAGCTTTGACATCGAATGACACATCAGAAAACCGCCACGGTTCAGACTCCAGGTTTGCTACTGTCAATTCTGCATCTGCTACTAGCTTGAATTCAATATCAGGTAGGCAGTCTCCATTTTCGGACATGAAATCAACAACACTTTccaaacaacaaaacgtTTCCAATATGGAACTCAAATTCAACCCTCTACAAGAACACGTACAGAGGCAGTTCCATAACCTTTACAATTCTAAAGAACCAAGATTAGGAACGCCAGTCATTCAACCTCAAATGATGAACTCCGGGTTTTTACGAAATAGTATGGGACACTTGCAGGATGGTTCAGATGGCTCTTCCAAACTGAATGTCCAATCTCCAATGACAGCCTTAAGGACAATGATGGGTGGAGCTACTACCCCATCCCCAACAGAGGAAGTGAATCAAGCAAGTGCCTCACAAAAACCATCGGTACCTAGCAATGCACACCAGCAACATGATAAAATGCGTCAACAATATTCGCAACAGAAAAGACCAGTATTAAGGGTGGAAATACCGACAAGCAACACCGCAACAGCTATCAAGAGTGATGGAGATTCTGGAACAAGTGATGGACATCCAAAATCTGCAAATGATCCGCAGAGAACCCCTTCAAACGTTATCTCCCAGGCTCTGTCTTCTAGTCCAGTCGTAGGCGACAAACCCCGAACTTCTGCCAATTCTGGAACTAACACAGGATTCCTTTATAATGGATTAGCTTCAAGCTTTGCAGCGTCACCATCAGTTCCTCTATATTTTGCTACACCATTACAGGCTCAAAACAATGCAACATCCATGCTGCAAATTCAAAATCCACAGAATTACTTGATGCAAAGACAATTGCAATATGCtcaacaacagcatcaACTCCAACAAAATAGAACGCAGGTAAATCAACCGCAAGCAGGTCGTAACTCGGGTCAAACTCAAACCACCATGGAGCAAAATTCGGGTCCTTTGACAGGATCATTGCCATCCAAATTTGCACATGATCTAATCGTGCAGTCTCCAAACACATCAATTGGAGGTATGTTTCAAGAGTGGCCATTCCCACCTAATACAAATTCATCCATAAGGCAGGGAAACACTCTTCCGCATCTGCAAACCCCTGGTTCGATGCAGAACCCATCGCAAGCACTGGGACACCGACAGCAAGCACCACTGACTttccagcagcagcaacagcaacagcaacagcaacgaCAAGttcaacagcagcaacctTCTCAGCAGCAACCCGTTCAACAGAAGTCTGCTCAGCAACAATCTACTCAAAATCAGGAACAGTTATCTCcccaacaacagcaaggTGTAGTGATGAACGGAAGTCCAGGATTGTCGCCTTATATCAATGTGAACCAAACACCAACTAGTAAGACTTTTAACTTTGGTAACACAAGTTCAACATCATATGATTCCGAAAAAGGACCACCTGATAAATGA
- the RPS6A gene encoding 40S ribosomal protein eS6, protein MKLNISYPINGTQKCVEIDDEHRVRVFYDKRIGQEVDGEAVGDEFKGYVFKIAGGNDKQGFPMKQGVLLPTRVKLLMAKGTSCYRPRRNGERKRKSVRGAIVGPDLAVLALVIVKKGDQEIEGVTNETVPKRLGPKRANNIRKFFGLTKEDDVRDYVIRREVTKGEKTYTKAPKIQRLVTPQRLQRKRQQKALKIKNAQAQREAAAEYAQLLAKRLAERKAEKAEVRKRRASSLKA, encoded by the exons ATGAAG TTGAACATCTCTTACCCAATTAACGGTACTCAAAAGTGCGTTGAAATCGATGATGAACACCGTGTCCGTGTTTTCTACGACAAGAGAATCggtcaagaagttgatggTGAAGCCGTTGGTGATGAATTCAAGGGTTACGTCTTCAAGATTGCCGGTGGTAACGACAAGCAAGGTTTCCCAATGAAGCAAGGTGTCTTGTTGCCAACCAGAGTCAAGTTGTTGATGGCCAAGGGTACCTCTTGTTACagaccaagaagaaacggtgaaagaaagagaaagtcCGTCAGAGGTGCTATCGTCGGTCCAGATTTGGCTGTTTTGGCTTTGGTTATCGTCAAGAAGGGTGaccaagaaattgaaggtGTCACCAACGAGACTGTTCCAAAGAGATTGGGTCCTAAGAGAGCCAACAACATCAGAAAGTTCTTCGGTTTGACCAAGGAAGATGATGTCCGTGACTACGTTATCAGAAGAGAAGTTACCAAGGGTGAAAAGACTTACACCAAGGCTCCAAAGATCCAAAGATTGGTTACTCCTCAAAGattgcaaagaaagagacaacaaaaggctttgaagatcaagaacgctcaagctcaaagagaagctgctgctgaatACGCTCAATTGTTGGCTAAGAGATTGGCTGAAAGAAAGGCTGAAAAGGCTGAAGttagaaagagaagagcCTCCTCTTTGAAGGCTTAA
- the GLR1 gene encoding glutathione-disulfide reductase GLR1, which produces MSAATNHYDYLVIGGGSGGVASSRRAAKYGAKTLLIEGKAMGGTCVNKGCVPKKVMWYASDLATRITHAHSYNLFEDLPLTKDNLTFNWPEFKKKRDAYIHRLNGIYERNLTKEGVDFIYGWASFTEDGKVQVRKADNSVETYTAEHILIATGGKPVFPSKVPGYEYGISSDGFFELEKQPEKVVVVGAGYIGVELAGVFNGLGSDSHLVIRGETVLRKFDQCIQDTVTDTYIKEGVNIHKSSNVTKVEKDEKTGKLTIFLDTGKNITDVDSLIWTIGRRSMLGLGLENIGVKLNEREQIIVDEYQNTNVKNVYSLGDVVGKVELTPVAIAAGRKLANRLFGPDQFKNQKQDYENVPSVIFSHPEAGSIGLSEKEAIEKFGKENVKVYNSKFNAMYYAMMNEENKTPTRYKLVCAGEEEKVVGLHIVGDSSAEILQGFGVAIKMGATKADFDSCVAIHPTSAEEIVTLT; this is translated from the coding sequence ATGTCAGCAGCAACGAATCATTACGATTATCTAGTTATTGGTGGTGGGTCCGGTGGTGTGGCTTCTTCCAGAAGAGCAGCCAAATACGGTGCTAAAACACTGTTAATTGAAGGGAAGGCCATGGGTGGTACATGTGTTAATAAAGGTTGTGTCCCTAAGAAGGTCATGTGGTATGCTTCTGATTTGGCTACAAGAATTACACATGCTCATTCTTACAACTTGTTCGAAGACTTGCCTTTAACCAAGGACAATTTGACCTTTAATTGGCCAGAAtttaagaagaaaagggaTGCCTATATTCACAGATTGAATGGGATTTACGAAAGAAACTTGACTAAGGAAGGTGTTGACTTTATTTACGGTTGGGCTAGCTTTACGGAGGATGGTAAGGTTCAAGTAAGAAAGGCTGATAATTCTGTCGAAACGTACACTGCCGAGCATATATTGATTGCTACAGGTGGTAAGCCAGTATTCCCATCAAAAGTTCCTGGATATGAGTATGGTATAAGTTCAGAtggattctttgaattAGAGAAGCAACCAGAAAAGGTTGTAGTTGTGGGAGCTGGTTACATCGGTGTCGAGTTAGCTGGTGTTTTCAACGGTTTAGGTTCCGACAGTCATTTAGTTATTAGAGGTGAAACTGTCTTGAGAAAGTTCGATCAATGCATCCAAGACACCGTCACAGATACTTACATAAAGGAAGGTGTTAACATTCATAAGTCTTCCAACGTCACCAAGGTGGAGAAGGACGAGAAAACAGGGAAATTGACCATCTTTTTAGATACTGGCAAAAACATTACTGATGTAGACTCTCTCATTTGGACCATAGGCCGTAGATCCATGCTGGGCCTCGGTTTAGAGAACATTGGGGTTAAGCTAAACGAACGTGAACAAATTATTGTTGATGAATACCAAAACACTAATGTGAAGAATGTCTATTCTTTGGGTGATGTTGTTGGTAAGGTTGAATTGACACCTGTAGCTATTGCTGCCGGCAGAAAATTAGCCAATAGGCTATTTGGTCCGGATCAATTCAAGAACCAAAAGCAAGACTATGAAAATGTTCCAAGCGTCATCTTCTCTCATCCAGAGGCCGGTTCAATTGGTTTgtcagaaaaagaagccATCGAGAAGTTTGGTAAGGAAAATGTTAAGGTTTACAACTCCAAATTCAATGCCATGTACTATGCAATGatgaatgaagaaaataaaactcCAACAAGATACAAGTTGGTCTGTGCaggtgaagaagagaaagttGTCGGTTTACACATTGTCGGCGACTCTTCTGCTGAAATACTACAAGGGTTTGGCGTGGCCATCAAGATGGGGGCTACCAAAGCTGATTTCGACTCTTGTGTGGCTATCCACCCAACTAGTGCCGAAGAAATTGTCACTCTAACTTAA
- the SSU1 gene encoding Ssu1p, translating into MSKHIVVRVLQYYQKCWIDGFTPFWFIMCMGTGISANILYKFPYKGQWMIRCSYIFFAIACILFISLQLISWIQFLQNAFSGPKRKLYYWRCFRNMNNNVFWGTYAMGLQTIINYIFVIATSNSVKDTEHAKRLMHMVFVLWWYDISISFIIAWGITFIIWKDHNHYFEETEDYVSVPEIKTMRENLQTVLLLPVITLVVACSCSGIFAMSDLFTQCYNRNVQLVTLTITFLAWLHVIVLVAIIMAIYVWNLYVNKLPQENKVFSLFLCLGPMGQGAFGILWLTKDVKIYIDMYYKIDPNVDLNGYIAKVAVGCCFQIFGLLASLTLLGTGFFFTFLAILRIITCFKRKTELYKYQKAWWSMTFPLGTMAIGSIEFYIQFDPLVPMSAFRVISTIYSGACIIVTLACLIGTIITAANEFYEFISEADLSSLPTPNSHNKPNSESPSFSLA; encoded by the coding sequence ATGTCGAAACATATTGTGGTAAgagttcttcaatattaCCAAAAATGCTGGATTGATGGTTTCACTCCGTTTTGGTTTATAATGTGCATGGGCACGGGAATATCTGCTAATATTTTATACAAATTCCCATATAAAGGACAATGGATGATACGATGCTCTTACATATTCTTCGCCATCGCATGTATtttattcatttcattACAACTTATCTCGTGGATCCAATTTCTACAAAATGCCTTTAGTGGACCAAAGAGAAAGCTATACTATTGGAGGTGTTTCAGAAATATGAACAATAATGTTTTCTGGGGTACATATGCGATGGGCCTTCAAACGATAATTAACTATATTTTCGTTATTGCGACCTCAAATTCAGTAAAAGACACAGAACATGCAAAAAGATTAATGCATATGGTGTTTGTCCTTTGGTGGTATGATATCTCTATTTCCTTCATAATCGCATGGGGCATTACTTTCATCATCTGGAAGGACCATAATCATTATTTTGAAGAGACTGAGGATTACGTAAGTGTACCAGAAATTAAAACGATGAGAGAGAATTTACAAACAGTCCTTTTGCTTCCTGTAATTACTTTAGTCGTCGCTTGCTCATGCAGCGGCATTTTCGCTATGTCTGATCTTTTCACTCAATGTTACAACAGAAACGTGCAGTTAGTTACCTTAACAATTACATTTTTGGCGTGGTTGCATGTTATCGTATTGGTTGCCATCATTATGGCAATATATGTTTGGAACCTATATGTGAATAAACTCCCTCAAGAGAACAAGGTGTTTTCATTGTTTCTATGTTTAGGCCCCATGGGCCAAGGTGCATTTGGGATCCTTTGGCTCACGAAAGATGTCAAGATTTATATCGACATGTACTACAAAATAGACCCCAATGTTGATTTAAATGGCTACATAGCAAAAGTTGCAGTTGGTTGCTgctttcaaatatttggcCTATTAGCGTCACTAACATTATTGGGCACGggatttttctttactttCTTAGCAATTCTTAGAATAATAACGTGCTTCAAACGCAAAACAGAGTTATACAAATACCAAAAAGCATGGTGGAGCATGACATTTCCATTAGGAACCATGGCCATCGGATCCATCGAGTTCTATATTCAATTTGATCCATTGGTGCCCATGTCTGCATTTCGAGTCATTAGCACAATATATTCTGGTGCTTGCATTATTGTTACCTTAGCGTGTTTGATAGGCACTATTATAACGGCTGCTAACGAGTTTTATGAATTTATCTCCGAAGCAGACCTCTCCAGCCTTCCGACGCCCAATTCACATAACAAACCTAATTCGGAGAGTCCTTCATTTTCTCTTGCCTGA
- the DTR1 gene encoding Dtr1p, whose translation MVVNRSNSILSTITNNSKIVRKIERKMDDLPSPLVSIGNTPVGMTESKLESCSMSSELSEVKETEFCSVGSAEGSSSSDNKNIQPENQAETVVLQNDPIEEYTPPYSALSKFQIGSILLIIIYIGFLGPVTGNIYIPALPLLQREFNTSTSTINGTVAAFMAVFAVGPFLWAVQADFGGRKFLYIVSLVIAVVANILLAAVPKHVSSLYILRVFQAVGTSAVIPLGVGTVSDLISPKNRAKGISYFMLGPNMGPILGPIIGGLILMNGDSWRWLFGFTSITTGIALIAVIIFLPETLRCIVGNGDPRWKNDPQFPQSECVEKLIGPEAAPTPEVHLQLFANLGPQKPVNNTQLFTKLYPRPPKPTWRSYYVTFLELRVLICSMSTAILFASYYSFSVILSHELHSRFHFNNLEIGACYVCPGVGLLCGSLSGGHLSDYLKKKSKHWIPENRLWFQIWGLVFSMAGCFGFGWAIQKKLHIVVILLFSFLLAFGMTWCSNATMTFLTEMDRKKTATLVSISSFFRNAAAAVASAIVFKLNEKMGTGWCFTGLAFCDCATILGIVYLMMEGRKKDDKKNATVTAVA comes from the coding sequence ATGGTCGTTAATCGGAGTAATAGTATCCTttcaacaataacaaataACAGCAAAATCGTTAGAAAAATCGAACGAAAGATGGATGATTTACCATCTCCACTTGTTTCAATAGGGAACACCCCAGTAGGAATGACTGAATCAAAACTAGAATCTTGCTCGATGTCAAGTGAGCTTAGCGAAGTTAAGGAAACTGAGTTTTGCAGCGTTGGTTCCGCAGAAGGGAGTAGTTCTTCAGATaacaaaaatattcaaCCTGAAAATCAGGCAGAGACagttgttcttcaaaatgaCCCAATTGAAGAGTACACACCTCCCTACAGTGCTCTTTCAAAATTCCAGATTGGATCGATCCTACtaattataatatacatCGGATTTTTAGGGCCGGTAACAGGTAATATCTACATTCCTGCATTGCCTTTACTTCAAAGAGAATTTAACACAAGTACTTCAACAATTAATGGTACAGTTGCTGCATTTATGGCTGTTTTTGCAGTTGGTCCATTTTTGTGGGCAGTTCAGGCTGATTTTGGTGGTAGAAAGTTTCTATACATCGTGTCACTTGTTATAGCGGTTGTAGCTAATATTCTTTTGGCAGCAGTACCCAAACatgtttcttctctttatattttaaGAGTTTTTCAAGCTGTGGGTACAAGCGCTGTAATCCCTTTGGGTGTTGGAACTGTGAGTGATCTTATTTCTCCTAAGAACCGTGCAAAAGGAATTTCGTACTTTATGTTAGGCCCAAATATGGGTCCAATTCTTGGTCCAATTATAGGCGGCCTCATATTAATGAATGGAGATAGTTGGAGGTGGTTATTTGGGTTTACCTCGATAACTACAGGGATTGCTCTTATAGCAGTTATTATATTTCTACCAGAGACTCTTAGGTGCATTGTAGGAAATGGTGATCCTCGTTGGAAAAATGATCCCCAATTTCCGCAATCTGAATGTGTAGAAAAACTCATCGGTCCAGAAGCTGCACCAACACCGGAAGTTCATTTACAATTATTCGCAAACTTAGGGCCACAGAAACCAGTTAATAATACACAATTGTTCACCAAATTGTATCCAAGACCCCCCAAGCCGACATGGCGTAGTTACTATGTGACGTTTTTGGAGTTGAGAGTCTTGATATGTTCCATGTCAACGGCAATACTATTTGCCTCCTATTACAGTTTTAGCGTAATTCTATCTCACGAGCTACACAGTCGgtttcatttcaataaCCTTGAAATTGGGGCTTGTTATGTTTGCCCTGGTGTCGGATTGCTGTGTGGTTCCTTGAGCGGAGGCCATCTTTCAGATTatcttaaaaaaaaatcgaaacATTGGATACCAGAAAATAGACTTTGGTTTCAAATATGGGGTTTAGTATTCAGTATGGCTGGATGCTTCGGATTTGGTTGGGctattcaaaagaaattgCATATAGTGGTTATATTACTATTCTCATTTTTGTTGGCATTTGGAATGACATGGTGCTCCAACGCAACTATGACGTTTTTAACAGAGATggacagaaaaaaaactgcAACATTGGTATCTATCAGTAGTTTCTTCAGAAATGCGGCTGCAGCAGTAGCTTCGGCTATAGTATTCAAattaaatgaaaaaatggGAACTGGTTGGTGTTTCACCGGATTGGCATTCTGTGATTGCGCTACTATACTAGGTATCGTTTACTTGATGATGGAGGGTAGAAAGAAAGacgacaaaaaaaatgccaCTGTCACCGCTGTCGCATAA
- the NOG1 gene encoding putative GTPase NOG1, translating to MQLSWKDIPTVPPANDMLDIVLNRTQRKTPTVIRPGFKITRIRAFYMRKVKFTGEGFVEKFEDILKGFPNINDVHPFHRDLMDTLYEKNHYKVSLAAVSRAKSLVEQVERDYTRLLKFGQSLFQCKQLKRAALGRMATIVKKLKDPLLYLEQVRQHLGRLPSIDPNTRTLLICGYPNVGKSSFLRCITKADVEVQPYAFTTKSLYVGHFDYKYLRFQAIDTPGILDRPTDEMNNVEMQSIYAIAHLRSTVLYFMDLSEQCGFTVEAQIKLFHSIKPLFANKSVMVVINKTDIIRPEDLDEERKKLLDTVLELPGVEIMTTSCHEEDNVMAVRNKACEKLLASRIENKLKSQARINNVLNKIHVAQPQKRDDGVDRTPYIPEAIANMKKYDPEDPNRRKLAKDIEIENGGAGVFNINLKEKYLLEDEDWKNDVMPEIMDGKNVYDYLDPDIASKLQALEEEEERLEAEGFYESDEEETFEGFEADEIAEIREKAEWIRDRQKKMINASRNRKALKNRGTMPRSKLAKSYVDMEKHMSSLGHDMTALQDKQRIAAEKNRYQESGADVVYGGQEDSVPAGKLRQTDRLTDGVADGSMRSKAERMAKIQRRERNRMARAGEADRHATASLPKHLFSGKRGVGKTDFR from the coding sequence AAGGTTTTGTGGAGAAGTTTGAAGATATATTGAAAGGTTTCCCAAACATCAATGATGTGCATCCTTTCCACAGAGATTTGATGGACACTTTGTATGAAAAGAACCATTACAAGGTTTCTCTAGCTGCTGTCAGCCGTGCCAAGTCTTTAGTTGAACAAGTCGAAAGAGATTACACCAGATTATTGAAGTTTGGTCAATCCCTTTTCCAATGTAAGCAACTTAAGAGAGCTGCTTTGGGTAGAATGGCTACCATTGTCAAGAAATTAAAGGATCCTTTACTTTACTTAGAACAAGTCAGACAACATTTGGGTAGATTGCCATCTATTGATCCAAACACTAGAACTTTATTGATCTGTGGTTATCCAAATGTTGGTAAGTCCTCTTTCTTGAGATGTATCACTAAGGCTGATGTCGAAGTTCAACCTTATGCCTTTACCACTAAGTCTCTCTACGTTGGTCACTTTGATTACAAGTATTTGAGATTCCAGGCTATCGATACCCCAGGTATTTTGGATAGACCAACCGACGAAATGAACAATGTCGAAATGCAATCTATCTATGCAATTGCTCATTTAAGATCCACTGTTCTATATTTCATGGATTTATCTGAACAGTGTGGTTTCACTGTTGAAGCTCAGATTAAATTATTCCATTCCATCAAACCACTATTTGCTAACAAATCTGTTATGGTCGTCATAAATAAGACTGATATTATCAGACCTgaagatttggatgaagaaCGTAAGAAGTTACTTGACACTGTTTTGGAACTACCAGGTGTCGAAATCATGACCACTTCTTGTCACGAAGAAGACAACGTTATGGCTGTCAGGAACAAGGCCTGTGAAAAATTGTTGGCTTCTAGAATTGAAAACAAGCTAAAATCTCAAGCTAGAATTAACAACGTCTTGAACAAAATCCACGTTGCTCAACCTCAAAAGCGTGATGATGGTGTTGACAGAACTCCATATATTCCCGAGGCGATTGCTAACATGAAGAAATATGATCCAGAAGATccaaacagaagaaaattgGCCAAGGACATCGAAATCGAAAACGGTGGTGCTGGTGTGTTTAACATCaacttgaaggaaaaataCCTattagaagatgaagattGGAAGAATGATGTCATGCCAGAAATTATGGATGGTAAGAACGTTTATGATTACTTAGACCCAGATATCGCAAGTAAATTGCAagctcttgaagaagaggaagaaagacttgaagctgaagGTTTCTATGAGtctgacgaagaagaaacttttGAAGGATTTGAAGCTGACGAAATTGCTGAAATAAGGGAAAAGGCTGAATGGATCAGAGATagacaaaagaagatgatcaATGCTTccagaaacagaaaggCATTAAAGAACCGTGGTACTATGCCTCGTTCAAAATTGGCCAAGTCCTACGTGGATATGGAAAAACACATGTCTTCCTTAGGTCATGACATGACTGCTCTACAAGACAAGCAAAGAATTGCAGCAGAGAAGAATAGATACCAGGAATCTGGTGCTGATGTTGTATATGGTGGACAAGAAGATTCTGTTCCTGCAGGTAAACTAAGACAAACTGACAGATTGACAGACGGTGTTGCTGATGGTTCAATGAGATCCAAGGCTGAGAGAATGGCgaaaatacaaagaagagaaagaaatagaatGGCCAGAGCCGGTGAAGCTGATAGACATGCTACTGCTTCTCTACCTAAGCACTTGTTCTCTGGTAAACGTGGTGTTGGTAAAACTGATTTCCGTTGA